The sequence CCGTTCGACGGCGACCGTCCCCCGCTCGTCGCGTTCTACCACCTCGCCCGACCCGAGCGTGACGAGCCGACCGTCCGGTTTGCCGTGGCCGATACGGACCGAGTCGCCTTCGGCGGGGCCGAACTGGTCGGCGACCACGCCGAACGGGAACTCGCCGTCGCCGTCGTCGAACGTGCAGAGCGCCTCCGCGAGGTCGACGCCCGCACTCGCCGCGTTCGCCGCGGCCTTCGTCCGGTGGTGGCCCGGCATCGTCGTCGACACCTCGCGCCGTAGGTCGTCGAGCGCGAACCGCGACTCGCGGCCGAACCAGACCCACGCGCCCGCGGCGGGAACGACGACGCCGGGGTCGCCGACGGGCTCCGAGAGCGCCGCGTCCATCTCCCGTGCACGGTCGCTCGCGCCGTCGAGCGCGTCGCCGAGCGCGGTCATGTCCGCCTCCGTCGCGCTGTGTCGCCAGCGGATACCCCACCCGTCGGGAACGTCCGGGTCCAACAGGTCGGTCATCCCGACCAGTTCCCGCCCGGCCTCGTCGTCGTGGGTCGCCACCGTCGTCCCCTCCTGTCCGGGGACGAGCGTCACGAGACCGTCGTGGGCGCGAATATCGGTGTCCAACTGCGGCCGGTCGTCGCTCCACGGCGGCGTCGACGAAGACACTTGGACGCGGAGCGCGTCGCCGGATTCGACGTGGTCGTCGGCGTTGCGGTAGGGAAGGTAGCCGTCGGTCCCGCCGAGATCGACGACGGCACCGCCGCCGAGCGTCTCGCTCACCCGTCCGTCGAACACCGCGCCCTCGGGTGCCGGGTCGTCCCACGCGAACGCGTCGATACCGACGCCGCGGAGTCGGTCGCGAGCGCGGTCGACCGCCGCCGCGTCGCCGGTGACGCCGACGCCCTGTCGGTCGTTCGTCGTCTCGACCGCGACGTCGTGGGTCTCGGCGTCGAACGACTCGTCGAAGCGTCGCCGAATGGGTCCCGACGCCTGTACCACGTCGTCGCCGGCGTCGAGGAACAATCGAGTCAGCGCCGTCGTGTATATACCGCGGACGCGAACGTTCATAGTGCGTCGGCGTCGCGGGCGAACCGCACCCGGTCGTGAACCGTCGGTCCGAGCGTCAGTTCGACCACGTCGTCGGAGAGGATTCGTCCGCCCTCTATGGGAACGCCCCACGAGTCGAACTGGAGGTAGCCGCGCATGCTCGCACCGTGGGTGTAGAGGTCGACGTGGTCGACGACGTGTCGCTGAACGTCGTCGCTGCTGTGGGCCAGCTCCATGTCGGAGTAGAACGCCTCGGCTTCGTCGAAGAACGTCGACAGGGCGTCGGCGTCGTTTGCGACCGTCTCCGCGACGAGGTCCGACGCCTCCCGAATCCGGTCGGTGTCGAGACCGACCTCTCGGAGCGCCGCCTGTGTGCGCGAGTCGAAGTGCATACCGGACGTTGGGCGGGAGGGGTTTTCAGCGTACCTCGTCGGCGGTTCCGCCGAACGCGGACCGTCTCGGTCGGTCCGAGGAGGCCCAAAAGATTTGATGATTCCGGGTGACATAGCCGTATGACGAACGAACGGGACCCTATCGAACGGGCGTCGGCGGGGTCGCTCGACCTCTACGACGTGTCGACGTGGGAGGAACGCAGCTCTCTCGACGGTCTCTCCGTCGCGATCTGGAACCTCGCGACGACGGTGTTTCGCGTCGCCATCGTCCTCGTCGCGCTGTTGTTGCTCGTCGGTATCGGAGGACTCACGATGTTTTCGACGCCGGAGGTGGGAGTACTCACCGCCCTCTCAGTGATACCTGCCCTCGCGTTGGCCGGTTACGTGTACTACTCGGACGTGACCAGTAACGAACCGCTTTCGTTGCTGGTCGCGACGTTCCTGCTCGGGGTGCTGACGGCGAACTTCGCGGCGCTCGTCAATAGCGTCTTGAACCCGTACTTCCAGCTGCTCCCCATCGTGGGGTCGGTGCTGTTTTTCTTCCTCGTCGTCGGTCCCGTCGAGGAGACGGTGAAACTGCTCGCGGTACGGCTGTACGCCTACCGGAGCGACCGGTTCAACGCCGTCATCGACGGCGCGGTGTACGGGGCGATGGCCGGACTCGGCTTCGCGACCATCGAGAACGCGCTGTACATCACGCAGGGCGTCGAACCGGCCCAGTTGGAGTTCGGTCTCGAACTCATCGGCGTCGGCGGCGAAATAACGGCCGTCAGAGCGCTCGCCGGCCCCGGACACGTCATCTACTCGGCGTTCGCGGGCTACTATCTCGGTCTCGCGAAGTTCAACAGCGAGAACGGCGGTCCGATAATCGTCAAGGGGTTGCTCATCGCGGCGTTCATCCACGCGACGTACAACACCACCGTCGGTGTCGGGTCGGGACTCGTCTGGCTGTTCATGCAGACGGTCGTTCCGTTCAGCGTACCGCAACTGGTCGCCTACCTCGGATACGTCATCCTCTACGACGGCTTCTTCGGGTACCTGCTCTACCGCAAGATCAAGCGGTACCGGAACACCTACTGGGCGGTTCACGACGACGAAACCGTCCGCGACGAGAGCGCCGTCAAGAAATCGACGTAATCGACGGATAGAGCGCGTCTTAGCGCGCTTCGACGACGGAGGCGCACCGACCCACCCACAAAGAATATGTACTGTCATGCCATAGCACGACCTGTATGGCATCCGCACCCAGCGACGACGTATTCGACCAGTTCTTAGCCGACCGTGGTCACGAGACGGAACCGCAACGCTGGGACCGATCCTATAACAAGAAGCAGTGTCCGGAGTGCGGAGCGCTCCACGACGACACCGAAGACGCCGTAACGTGTGCCGTCTGCGGATGGGACCCCTACGCCTGAGTTCGGTTCCCCGCCGTTTTTTGCGCACGACTCTCTCCCCCGAGCGTCAGCGGTGCGACCCGACGGAGGTCGAAGACCGGTCGAGAACCGTTCGAGGACCGCGTTCACGCCGCCGAGAGAAGCCACGTGGTTTATCACACCGTAGGGCGTGAAACGGGATAATGGCTGAGACAGCGCCCACCGTCACCCGACTGTTCGGTGGCCCGGGCAGCGGGAAAACCACCGCTCTCCTCAATCGCGTCGAAGAGTTGCTCGAAGAAGACGACGTGGAGTTCCGCGACATCCTCGTCGTCTCCTACACCCGTGCAGCGGCACAGGAGGTCAGGGACCGCCTCGCCGAGCGTCTCGATATCTCGCCCCGTGCGCTCCAGGGCAACGTCTGTACGATGCACGCGAAGGCGTACGAACTGCTCAACCTCTCGCGCGGCGACGTCGTCGGCGAGAAGAACAAACAGGAGTTCTGCGAGGAGTTCGGCCTCGAATACGAGGACGAGTACGGCGGGAAGGGCCGCCGAACCGCGCGTTCGACGACCATCGGGAACAAGGTCATCGCCACGAGTCAGTGGCTCCAACGAACTCAGCGCGACGTCGCCGACTGGTACGACGTTCCATTCCAGTGGAACGTCGAGAAAGTCCGGCTCCCGCCCGAGATAGACCCCAACGCCCAGGAGGGTAACAAGTACACGCCGACGTGGCCCTCCTCGGACGACCGCGTCGACATCCCCGAGGCGATTCGTGCGTGGCGCAACTACAAGGGGCAGAACGGGCTCGTCGGCTTCGCCGACATGCTCCAGCGGGTGAAACAGCGCTCGCTGCTCCCGAGCGTCGACTACCTCGTCATCGACGAGTTCCAGGACATCACGACGCTGCAGTACGAGGTGTACGAGGAGTGGAAACCGCATATGAAACGCGTGCTCATCGCCGGCGACGACGACCAGGTCGTCTACGCGTGGCAGGGCGCCGACCCCAACCTCCTCCTCGACGCCGAGCGCGACGAGGACGAGGTGCTTCCGAACTCCTACCGTCTCCCCTCTCGCATCCTCAACGTCGTCAACCGCGAGATTCGACACATCGACAAGCGTCAGGAGAAAGACCTCAAACCGAGAAAGGAGGGCGGCGTCGTCGAAGCCGTCGAGAGCCCGTCGATGCTCAACCTCGTCCGCAACGTCCGCTACACGGTCCAAGAGGACGACGGCGACATCATGCTCCTGTTCCGGGCGCGCTACCAGATGTTCCAGTTCATCGACGACTTCATCAAAGAGGGCATCCCGTTCAGCGTGCTCACCGACCAGCGGATGTGGACCGACCGCCTCACCCAGTACGTCCGCGCCGTCGAGCGCATGGAGAACGAGGAACCCATCACCGGGTTGCAGGCGCGCCGGCTCGCCGACATGCTGCAGGAGTCGGCGTTCGGGTCGAACGACCGCGACGACCTCTACGACCTCGTCGACGAGTACGAGGAGGAGAGCGAGACCGACGACCTCGCCGAGATCGAGATTCCGATCGACGAGATCAAGAACTTCGCACCGTTCCTCCCCGACTCGGCCTCCGCGAGCGACATGGTCCGGAAGGTGACGAGCTTCCAGCGGAAATCCATCAAGGCGTACTTCGAGGGGAAGTACGCGGGGATGGACCCCAACCGCGTCCGTATCGGCACCATCCACTCCGCGAAGGGTCGCGAAGCCGACCACGTGTTCGTCGCCACCGACCTCACCGAGAAGGTCGTCGAGCAGATGGCCGCCACCGTCGAGCAGGAAGGCATCGAAATCGACGGCGTCGACGAGTTCACGAAGACGACGAGTCCGGTTCCGGTGCTCACGAACAACGAGCGCCGCGTGTTCTACGTCGGGATGAGCCGCGCGCGCGAGCGGCTCGTCCTCCTCGAGAATCTCGTCGACGGCGCGCCGACGCTCCCCATCAGCGTCCTCCTGCACAACGAACTCCGCGACGAACCCGTCGAGGAGATGCTGGAGCAGGCCCAGGAACCGCCGGCGCCGGAACCCGAACCGTAGGCGATGGCCGACGAATCGGAGGCGAGCGGCGGAGGAGCGCAGAACCCGGCCGCGTCGTGGCCGGAGCGACCCAGTACCGACTACGGGTTTCTGGAACGGGCGCTCGGCGACGCTTCCGCCGACGCGTTCGTCCACGTCGGCGACCGCTTCGACGACGATATGCGGTATCTCACCCGGTTTTCGGGACCGGACCGCGACTTCGCGTTCGTCTTCGTCGGCGACACCGCGGGCGGAGACGCCACGTCCACGCTCTGCGCGCCCGCCCTCTTCGAAGCGCAGGCGAAGAGGGAGTTCCCCGGTGACGAGGTGCGGATGGAGAACGTCGATGACCCGGCGGGCGAACGCGCTCGCGCCCTGCTCGACGAGGCGCTCGGCGGCGACGGCACCGTCCTCGTCCCGCAGGGGGTTCCGCACGACGCCGCGCTCTACCTCGAACGCGCGGGCTACGAACTCCGGTCGACGAGCGCCGTCGACGACGCGCGAGCGGTGAAGACCGAGTCGGAGTTGGACTGTCTCCGCCGCGTCCAGCGGGCGACGGCCCGCGGGATGGCTCGGGCGGAGACGATTCTCGCGGAATCGACCGCCGACGGCGACGAGCTCCTGTGGGAGGGCGGGCCGCTGTCGACGGAGCGCCTGCGTCGACAGGTGAACGTCACCCTGGCCGCCTACGGCGTCCGCGACGCGGGCAACACGGTTATCGGCGCGGGGCCGTCGTGTGCGGACCTACACTTCACCGGTACCGACGGCATCGCGCCGGGCGAGACGGTGCTCTTGGACATCTCGCCGCGCGGCCCGCACGGCTACTACGGCGACCTGACGCGGACGTTCGTCGTCGACGGCGACGGCGGGTGGGAGCGCCGCGCCTACGTCGCCGTCGAGGCCGCACAGAACGCGGCGTTCGACGAACTCGACGCGGGTGCGGGCGTCGCCGCGAGCACGGTCCACGAGGAGGCCGCCGCCGAGATCGCCGCCTACGGTTTCTCGGTCGGCGAGGAGCCCGGATTCACCCACGGCACGGGTCACGGCGTCGGCGTCAGTCTCCACGAAGCGCCGTCGTTGCGGGCGGACGCGCCGCTGGAGGCCGGGATGGTCGTCACGGTGGAACCGGGCGTCTACGACTCCTCGCAGGGCGGCGTCCGCATCGAGGACCTGGTCGTGGTGACGGAGGACGGCTACGAGGTTCTCGCGGCGTATCCGACGGGTATCGTCCCGCAGGAACGCTGAGACACGCTACTCCTCCTTCTCGCGCGTTTCGTTCTTCTCGGGGTTTTTGACCGCCGAGCCGACGGCCTTCTCGGCGGCTTTGCCGGGGATGTCGTCGGGCGTCGTGACGTAGCGCGGGACGAGCACCATCGCCGCGGCGACGGCCAAGAGGGCGACGCCGAACAGCGTCTCGCCGCTCGCGAGTTGCTCGATACCGTAAATCGCCACCGGGATGGCGAAGACGAGCGTCGCCGCCAGTCCGATAGTGTCCAAGATTCCGAGCGCCATTGCTCGCTGTATCCGGCGCGGGGAGAAAAGGGCGACGAGTGCGACCCGGTCGAACCCGCCGTCACTTGCGCCCCGTGACCGAACACAACGCTTTCACGCCGTTGCCGCCAATTCGGGCGCATGTTCACCGGAATCGTCGAGCGCACGGGCGAAGTGACGGCAGTCGAAGACGCCGAGGGCGGGCGTCGCCTCCGAATCAGCGCGCCGGAGTTCGACGACCTGCACCACGGCCAGTCCATCAGCGTCAGCGGCGTCTGTCTCACCGTCGAGGAGTTCGAGAACGCGGACGAGGACGCCTGGTTCTCGGTGTTTCTCGCCGCGGAGACGGTCGACAAAACGTATCTGGGCGAAATCGGGGAGGGCGACGTGGTAAACCTCGAACGCGCACTCGCCGCGGACGGCCGATTCGACGGCCACGTCGTGCAGGGCCACGTCGACGCGACGACCGAAGTGACAGGGATCGAGCGCGTCGGTGACGACTGGCGCTTCGAGTTCGCGATGCCCGAGGGGTTGGCGCAGTACGTCGTCTCAAAGGGGTCGATAACGCTCGACGGGATTAGTCTGACCGTGGCGGAGCGGACGCCGGAGTCCGTTGCAGTTGCGATTATCCCGACGACGTACGAGGTGACGACGCTCTCGGAGAAAGACGTTGGAGATTCTGTTCACGTCGAAGTCGACGTGGTGGCGAAGTACGTGGAGAGCATGCTGGAAGGGTATCGGCCGGAGTAGGGTCGGAGAAGGCGAGTTCTACGCCAGTTGGTGTTTTTGCTTCCACTTGGTGACTGCTGCGTAGAAGAAGAGACAGAGGGCCGAGATGACTCCAATCAGGGCTGCAAGAATCCTCACCGGATAGAAGTAGAACGCAGAGGCCAGGCAGATAAGACCAGATGCAAGGAACGTCTCCACGCCGTATTCTAGTCCGAAGAGAAACAGCGAGAGCGCGACTCCGGCGAACGTGAGCATGAGAAGCGTATAGACCACATTGAAGCTCGAAAACGTGAGGACGCTAATCACGAGAGCGCAAACGAAGATAATCGGTGCGAAGTACTTCCCCGCAGATTTACCATCGCCCGGTCTGATGGCGGCAAATACGGATATCAGGAGGAGTAGAATCAGAGCGAGAGTGAGTGTGAGCGAATGCGAGGAGACGGCGAGCGCAGTTGCCGAACCGATTGCAAAGAGAACTCCGACGACTCGGATGACGATTTGGGCCTTTCTGTCGAGTGAATTAGTCATCTGTTGCAACCCCGAGAAATCCAATTTGTGCCTCCTGCTTCAGACATCATCGTTGTCGGAACAGTTAGCTCAACTGTCTATAGTTACTCGGTAACTACCTCGTGCAAGTTCGGTGATAACTGGTGGGTACTTCTCGCAAACCGACTATCAGACGTGTTTTTGGACGAGTCGAAGCCGACTGCCGGGCGCACCGAGATGACCGCACCGCCACCGCCCGCCTCAGTCCTCCCCAACCTCGCGGTCGGCACGAGCACCGACCGCACCCTCGCACGAAGAACGGCGCGGACAGAACCGCGCCGTGGCGCGCGCCGGAGGGTGGCTCCGTCCACCCGATAGATGTGCGAGGGATGAGCGAACGAAGTGAGCGAATCGGCTGGGGAGGACGTGGCTGTCTCGGTGCGCCCGGCTACCGCGTCGTCACTGAGTTCCGAAGCCAACGACGAAAACCGAACCAACGAGGAAAACGACTACAACCCGTACAGTTCCTCGAACTTCTCGGTCACGTATTCGGTGAAGTACTCCGCCGTCAACGGCTCGCCCGTCGCTTCTTCGACCAACTCGTCCGTCGGATAACGCTTGCCGTGACTGTGGACGTTCTCGGTGAGCCACTCCCAAAGCGGCGCGAACTCGCCATCACGAATCATCCCGTCCACGTCGTCGAACTCCTCTCGGATGGCCGCGTCCAACTGTGCGGCGAACACGCTCCCGATGGTGTAGTTCTGGAACGACGCGAACCAACTCGACCAGTGGATGTCCTGTAGGCAACCCTCCGCATCGCTGTCGGGGCGGATGCCGAGGTACTCCTCGAACGTGTCGCCCCACACCTCGGGAACTTCCTCGACGTCGATCTCGCCGGCGACGAGCTGGCGCTCGATTTCGAACCGGAGGATGATGTGGAGGTGGTACGTCGCCTCGTCGGCCTCGACGCGGATGAGGTTGTCCGGCTTGATGCGGTTCGCCGCGGCGTAGGCGCTCTCGGCGGTCACGTCGTCGGCGTCGGGCAGGTGGGATTTGACTTCGGGCAGGAAAAACTCCCAGAAGGCGCGGGTGCGGCCGACGTGGTTCTCCCAGTATCGGGACTGGGACTCGTGAATCCCGCTGGAGACCGACTCGCCGAGCGGCGTCGCGTACGCGTCGTCCGGGAGGCCGAGTTGGTAGGAGGCGTGACCGAACTCGTGGATAGTCGCCATCAGCGCGTCCAGCGGGTCGTCGTCGTGGTATCGCGTCGTCACGCGGGCGTCGAACTGCGTGCCGAACGTGAAGGGGTGCGCGGAGGTGTCGAGCCGCCCCCGCTCCTCGGGGTAGCCGAAGGCGTCGAGCGCCGCCTGCGAGAGCGCTTTCTGGGCGTCGTCGGGGTAGGTGCTCGTGAACGGCGTCGGGAGGTCGTCGCCGTTCTCTCGCAGGTCGTCGATGAGCGGAATCAGCGTCTCGCGGAGGTCCGAGAACACTTCCTCGACCTTCGAGAGCGGGAGGTGCGGTTCGCGGTCCTCGAACATCACCTCGAAGGGGTCGCGGTCGGGGTCGATGTGGCCGGCGCGCTCGCGGTGGAGGTCCAGAAGCGTCTGGAGGTGCGGCGCGAACGCGTCGAAGTCGTCGTTCTCCTTGGCTTCTTGCCACGCCTCGTGCGCCTCGGCCTGCGCCTTCGTGAGTTCCTCGACGAGGTCGCTCGGGACGTTCGCGGCGCGTTCGTGCTGGCGTCGAATCTCGCGGACGACGGCCGTTTGGTCGTCGTCCAGTTCGTCCTCGTCGACGGCGTCGAGCGCCTCGGCGAGGTCGTCACTCGTGAGCAGGTCGTGGTGGACCGCCGAGAGCGCGGACTGCTGTTCGGCGCGGGCGGGCGCGCCGCCCTTCGGCATCATCACGTGCTGGTCCCACATGAGGTAGCCGGAGGCGTGGTCGACGTTCGAGATGCGCTTGTACTGGCTTAGGAGGTCGTCGTACGCCTCGGCTGTCTCGTCGGAGGATGACATGGCTCGTGGTTACTTGGGAGCGACATGAACGTCCGGGCACCGGCAGTTCGTGTTTCTTCGAGTGGGTAGAGGAGTCGGTGGATGTGCACTCTGTCGCTTTCGGTCGGTCGAGGCGCAGACGACTGCTGCCGAGTCACAACGAGACGACCGCACCGCCACCGCTGACCTCAGACCTCCCCAACCTCGCAGTCGGCACGAGCGCCGACTGCTCCCTCGCGCATTCGTCGGGCGGACGGAGCCGCCTTCCGGCGCGCGCCAGAGCGCCGTTTTATCGGCGCGACTACTCGTGCGAGGGGCGACAGAGCGAGCGCG is a genomic window of Haloprofundus halophilus containing:
- a CDS encoding DUF402 domain-containing protein, yielding MNVRVRGIYTTALTRLFLDAGDDVVQASGPIRRRFDESFDAETHDVAVETTNDRQGVGVTGDAAAVDRARDRLRGVGIDAFAWDDPAPEGAVFDGRVSETLGGGAVVDLGGTDGYLPYRNADDHVESGDALRVQVSSSTPPWSDDRPQLDTDIRAHDGLVTLVPGQEGTTVATHDDEAGRELVGMTDLLDPDVPDGWGIRWRHSATEADMTALGDALDGASDRAREMDAALSEPVGDPGVVVPAAGAWVWFGRESRFALDDLRREVSTTMPGHHRTKAAANAASAGVDLAEALCTFDDGDGEFPFGVVADQFGPAEGDSVRIGHGKPDGRLVTLGSGEVVERDERGTVAVERTMSGGGRYDALGTKRERGDTALTKFREGRWWYPTVYRGADGERKGTYVNICTPVECFPGEIRYVDLHVDVVKHPDGSVERVDDDELDAAVEAGHLSETLAEKTRRVASSLERAL
- a CDS encoding DUF7532 family protein: MHFDSRTQAALREVGLDTDRIREASDLVAETVANDADALSTFFDEAEAFYSDMELAHSSDDVQRHVVDHVDLYTHGASMRGYLQFDSWGVPIEGGRILSDDVVELTLGPTVHDRVRFARDADAL
- a CDS encoding PrsW family intramembrane metalloprotease, with translation MTNERDPIERASAGSLDLYDVSTWEERSSLDGLSVAIWNLATTVFRVAIVLVALLLLVGIGGLTMFSTPEVGVLTALSVIPALALAGYVYYSDVTSNEPLSLLVATFLLGVLTANFAALVNSVLNPYFQLLPIVGSVLFFFLVVGPVEETVKLLAVRLYAYRSDRFNAVIDGAVYGAMAGLGFATIENALYITQGVEPAQLEFGLELIGVGGEITAVRALAGPGHVIYSAFAGYYLGLAKFNSENGGPIIVKGLLIAAFIHATYNTTVGVGSGLVWLFMQTVVPFSVPQLVAYLGYVILYDGFFGYLLYRKIKRYRNTYWAVHDDETVRDESAVKKST
- a CDS encoding HVO_0416 family zinc finger protein, giving the protein MASAPSDDVFDQFLADRGHETEPQRWDRSYNKKQCPECGALHDDTEDAVTCAVCGWDPYA
- a CDS encoding UvrD-helicase domain-containing protein, coding for MAETAPTVTRLFGGPGSGKTTALLNRVEELLEEDDVEFRDILVVSYTRAAAQEVRDRLAERLDISPRALQGNVCTMHAKAYELLNLSRGDVVGEKNKQEFCEEFGLEYEDEYGGKGRRTARSTTIGNKVIATSQWLQRTQRDVADWYDVPFQWNVEKVRLPPEIDPNAQEGNKYTPTWPSSDDRVDIPEAIRAWRNYKGQNGLVGFADMLQRVKQRSLLPSVDYLVIDEFQDITTLQYEVYEEWKPHMKRVLIAGDDDQVVYAWQGADPNLLLDAERDEDEVLPNSYRLPSRILNVVNREIRHIDKRQEKDLKPRKEGGVVEAVESPSMLNLVRNVRYTVQEDDGDIMLLFRARYQMFQFIDDFIKEGIPFSVLTDQRMWTDRLTQYVRAVERMENEEPITGLQARRLADMLQESAFGSNDRDDLYDLVDEYEEESETDDLAEIEIPIDEIKNFAPFLPDSASASDMVRKVTSFQRKSIKAYFEGKYAGMDPNRVRIGTIHSAKGREADHVFVATDLTEKVVEQMAATVEQEGIEIDGVDEFTKTTSPVPVLTNNERRVFYVGMSRARERLVLLENLVDGAPTLPISVLLHNELRDEPVEEMLEQAQEPPAPEPEP
- a CDS encoding M24 family metallopeptidase, with the translated sequence MADESEASGGGAQNPAASWPERPSTDYGFLERALGDASADAFVHVGDRFDDDMRYLTRFSGPDRDFAFVFVGDTAGGDATSTLCAPALFEAQAKREFPGDEVRMENVDDPAGERARALLDEALGGDGTVLVPQGVPHDAALYLERAGYELRSTSAVDDARAVKTESELDCLRRVQRATARGMARAETILAESTADGDELLWEGGPLSTERLRRQVNVTLAAYGVRDAGNTVIGAGPSCADLHFTGTDGIAPGETVLLDISPRGPHGYYGDLTRTFVVDGDGGWERRAYVAVEAAQNAAFDELDAGAGVAASTVHEEAAAEIAAYGFSVGEEPGFTHGTGHGVGVSLHEAPSLRADAPLEAGMVVTVEPGVYDSSQGGVRIEDLVVVTEDGYEVLAAYPTGIVPQER
- a CDS encoding DUF7533 family protein; its protein translation is MALGILDTIGLAATLVFAIPVAIYGIEQLASGETLFGVALLAVAAAMVLVPRYVTTPDDIPGKAAEKAVGSAVKNPEKNETREKEE
- a CDS encoding riboflavin synthase; this translates as MFTGIVERTGEVTAVEDAEGGRRLRISAPEFDDLHHGQSISVSGVCLTVEEFENADEDAWFSVFLAAETVDKTYLGEIGEGDVVNLERALAADGRFDGHVVQGHVDATTEVTGIERVGDDWRFEFAMPEGLAQYVVSKGSITLDGISLTVAERTPESVAVAIIPTTYEVTTLSEKDVGDSVHVEVDVVAKYVESMLEGYRPE
- a CDS encoding carboxypeptidase M32, which gives rise to MSSSDETAEAYDDLLSQYKRISNVDHASGYLMWDQHVMMPKGGAPARAEQQSALSAVHHDLLTSDDLAEALDAVDEDELDDDQTAVVREIRRQHERAANVPSDLVEELTKAQAEAHEAWQEAKENDDFDAFAPHLQTLLDLHRERAGHIDPDRDPFEVMFEDREPHLPLSKVEEVFSDLRETLIPLIDDLRENGDDLPTPFTSTYPDDAQKALSQAALDAFGYPEERGRLDTSAHPFTFGTQFDARVTTRYHDDDPLDALMATIHEFGHASYQLGLPDDAYATPLGESVSSGIHESQSRYWENHVGRTRAFWEFFLPEVKSHLPDADDVTAESAYAAANRIKPDNLIRVEADEATYHLHIILRFEIERQLVAGEIDVEEVPEVWGDTFEEYLGIRPDSDAEGCLQDIHWSSWFASFQNYTIGSVFAAQLDAAIREEFDDVDGMIRDGEFAPLWEWLTENVHSHGKRYPTDELVEEATGEPLTAEYFTEYVTEKFEELYGL